The proteins below are encoded in one region of Coffea arabica cultivar ET-39 chromosome 4c, Coffea Arabica ET-39 HiFi, whole genome shotgun sequence:
- the LOC113738741 gene encoding tropinone reductase homolog At5g06060 codes for MESTVGKISSRWSLSGMTALVTGGTRGIGCAIVEELAGLGAKVHTFSRKESELNERLQEWSSKGFKVTGSVCDASSREQRTQLIGEVSSIFNGKLNILVNNVGTGVFRQAEAFTAEEYNMIMSTNLDSGYHFSQLAYPLLKASGIGNIVFMSSVAGLVHVHHLSVYSMTKGAMNQLTKNLACEWAKDNIRVNSVAPWYIRTSLVEEKLSDKEYEERVESRTPMRRTGEPEEVSSLVAFLCLPAASYITGQVIAVDGGMTVYGFE; via the coding sequence ATGGAAAGTACCGTAGGAAAAATTAGTTCAAGATGGTCTCTATCTGGAATGACGGCTCTGGTCACCGGTGGAACTCGAGGAATCGGGTGTGCAATCGTGGAGGAACTAGCCGGACTGGGAGCAAAAGTGCacactttttcaagaaaagaatCAGAACTGAATGAACGGTTGCAAGAGTGGTCCTCCAAGGGATTCAAAGTCACCGGTTCGGTCTGTGATGCATCTTCAAGAGAGCAAAGAACTCAGCTCATCGGAGAGGTCTCTTCCATCTTCAATGGGAAGCTCAATATCCTCGTCAACAATGTTGGAACAGGTGTATTCAGGCAAGCTGAAGCGTTCACTGCTGAAGAGTATAATATGATTATGTCTACAAATCTTGATTCTGGTTATCATTTCTCTCAACTTGCTTATCCGCTTCTGAAAGCATCTGGGATTGGGAACATCGTGTTCATGTCCTCAGTCGCAGGCCTGGTACATGTTCACCATTTATCTGTTTATTCAATGACAAAAGGTGCAATGAATCAACTCACCAAAAATCTGGCTTGTGAGTGGGCTAAAGATAACATTCGAGTTAATTCTGTTGCGCCATGGTATATTAGAACCTCATTAGTTGAAGAGAAATTGAGTGACAAAGAATACGAGGAGAGGGTAGAATCAAGAACTCCTATGAGGCGAACGGGAGAACCAGAAGAAGTCTCCTCCCTGGTTGCTTTCCTTTGTCTGCCGGCTGCTTCCTATATCACTGGTCAAGTTATCGCTGTGGATGGAGGAATGACTGTCTATGGATTTGAATAG
- the LOC113738740 gene encoding tropinone reductase homolog At5g06060-like: MSKVGENNSAWSLSGKTALVTGGSRGIGRAIVVELAQLGATVHTFSRKEADLNECSQEWSSKGFKVTGSVCDASSREQRTQLIEKVSSIFNGKLNILVNNVGTTKMKPAEEFTSEEYDMIMSTNLESSFHFSQLAYPLLKATGIGNIVFISSIAGLVSVEGASVYAATKGAMNQLTRNLACEWAKDNIRVNCLAPGAIKTPLTESVQDYDEKLKKLDARTPMNRAGEPEEVSSLVAFLCLPAASYITGQVIAVDGGLTANGIQWN; this comes from the coding sequence ATGTCAAAGGTAGGAGAAAATAATTCTGCATGGTCTTTGTCGGGAAAAACAGCTCTAGTTACCGGTGGAAGTCGAGGAATTGGCCGTGCAATTGTGGTGGAGCTAGCTCAACTTGGTGCCACAGTCCACACCTTTTCGAGAAAAGAAGCAGATCTGAATGAATGCTCGCAAGAATGGTCCTCCAAGGGATTCAAAGTGACTGGTTCAGTCTGCGATGCATCTTCAAGAGAGCAAAGAACACAGCTCATCGAAAAGGTCTCTTCCATCTTCAATGGGAAGCTCAACATCCTTGTAAACAACGTTGGAACAACCAAAATGAAGCCAGCTGAAGAGTTTACCTCGGAAGAATATGACATGATCATGTCTACAAATCTTGAATCTTCTTTCCACTTTTCCCAACTCGCTTATCCTCTCCTAAAAGCCACTGGGATTGGAAACATCGTCTTCATTTCTTCTATTGCTGGCTTGGTCAGTGTAGAAGGTGCATCTGTTTATGCAGCAACAAAAGGTGCAATGAATCAACTCACCAGGAATTTGGCTTGTGAATGGGCTAAAGATAACATTCGCGTAAATTGCCTTGCACCTGGGGCTATTAAAACCCCATTAACGGAATCTGTGCAGGATTATGatgaaaaattgaagaaattggaTGCAAGAACCCCAATGAATCGAGCTGGAGAACCAGAAGAAGTTTCATCCCTGGTTGCTTTCCTTTGTCTGCCAGCCGCTTCCTACATAACCGGACAGGTTATAGCTGTCGATGGAGGACTGACTGCAAATGGAATCCAGTGGAATTAG